The genomic segment TTGCCATCGGCGACATTGTCGAGCCCGTAGACGCTTGGCGTGAATACAAATTCGAACAAACCGAGCGGCAATGGGATTATGTGTTTCGCCGTCTCTTCTACACCTGGAGACCGGACATCAGAACGACTCCCTTTGCTGACGCCCTTGAAATCGACACCGTTGATGATACAGCAGGGTATATCACGAACCAAGATTTGTGGATTGATTCTGACGGGACCGCGTGGATTCTGTATATCCGCTTCGAAGTGCAAAACGCTTTATTACGGGACAAGTTTTTTCCGGACAAATCCATCGATCCCTCTTTGATACTTGCCCAGATTGATCCAAATGGCACGGTTCATAAAGAAGTGCTCGTTCCCGAATCGCCTGAAAGAGGCATATCCCAAGCGAAATTTCAGGTTTCGGCGAAAGGTCATTTGTACGCGGTCATCTGTCTTTCCGGCGAAGAGGGCGGCGTCAACATCATGCCTCTCCACGCACACGCTCCGGACAGAAACCTGATTCCCGTGCCTTTGGAACATCCTCTCGGCTCTTTTTGTCTCGCCACGACCCGTGCCGGTAATGCACCCTCCAATTGGATCGATATGTTCGGCACCACAGGCGACAACCAATTCCGCTATACCTCAATTCTGCTTGAAGAAGAGTAAGCAGCTGTGCGGCGCTCCCTCCGCCTTTAGCGCAGACTTTCTCTCCCTATACACCATACAGTGGTTTCTCATGCTTTACTGATCTACATATTGTATTTGTCAACAATTTATGCTAGAGTATTCTAATGTGGTCCCCCTTGGCATAAGGTCTGCTTAGAATCAGTGATGGAGAGCGATTGTGATTTTTGGTGTGTCGCGCACAATACAAAACGGCATCATTATATCTACCTGTTTACTTTCTCTGTATGCCTTCGGTCAGGGGAATTTCCTCGCTCATGAACCGCTCAACAACGATGTATCAGCCTTTTATAAAGGGGGCGCGCAAATAGGCGTGCTTTGTACTGCCCCTTCCCAAGGGAGCGCACAGGATTTCTTTCAAAAATATCTCGCCGACGGAATTTCTTGGCAAACCTATGCGAACAAAGGCACGGTGGCGATTCCTTTTCATCAATTACAGGGAGACGTACAGCGCCAGATTCTGTTGCAATTATTCCCTTTGGATTATGTGGATAAACAGGGCTGGTGGCACACGGTCCGCTTTGCGTCGCTGCCCAATGGCGAATCTATAGAAGCACTGACAGAATGGTTAACCGGCTCAGCGAAGCATTGCGCTAAGGTTTTATCACAACCTGAAAACCGCGGGCTTTCCAAGGCGTTAAATCGCAGCGACCACCTCTTCGTTCCGCAATCCTTGTTATTGCCGATCATGCAAAAAGAGCACGCGCGCCGCCCTCTTCCTGTTATTCCCGCCCCTTCGACAGCGCAAAAGGCGAGCATCAAAACGAGTTCCGGCGCTCCGATTCTCCCCGCCTCCTCTGATGCCACACCGGGCATTGCTTTTCCTTTTGTAAATGGGAACACCGACGAATTGCTCTCTTATGAAGGCGGTCTTGACGGTCAAGGCGTTTATTATCTTCGCCAAGGGGAAAGTCTCTATTCTGCCGTGGTCGTTCGTTTTACAGACTATCGGGAGAACAAAGATATTTTGGAAGCCTGCGATATCATCGCGAAAAAGAGCGGCATCGCAGATGTTCATACGATGAAGGCCGGTCAGAAGATCCTGATCCCTGTTGAAATGCTTTCCGACCGCT from the Candidatus Hydrogenedentota bacterium genome contains:
- a CDS encoding N-acetylmuramoyl-L-alanine amidase, with protein sequence MIFGVSRTIQNGIIISTCLLSLYAFGQGNFLAHEPLNNDVSAFYKGGAQIGVLCTAPSQGSAQDFFQKYLADGISWQTYANKGTVAIPFHQLQGDVQRQILLQLFPLDYVDKQGWWHTVRFASLPNGESIEALTEWLTGSAKHCAKVLSQPENRGLSKALNRSDHLFVPQSLLLPIMQKEHARRPLPVIPAPSTAQKASIKTSSGAPILPASSDATPGIAFPFVNGNTDELLSYEGGLDGQGVYYLRQGESLYSAVVVRFTDYRENKDILEACDIIAKKSGIADVHTMKAGQKILIPVEMLSDRYKPAQSEGRRRYESVRQEERRFQADRVYSKDLQGVVVVLDPGHGGRDRGAAVESLSLFEDEINYDIVCRIKAILESETQATVYVTVLDPTQGYKPTDATKFRHDTQERLTTTPHYENKDSDVSVILRYYLANDIYFKERKKGVDDRKIIFASIHCDSVFNETLRGAMVYVPGAQYRKDPVSSTANKYQHYEEVKRNPTPTTTAEQRKRYEALSRVFANTLLNSMRGHNPPLKVHDAGDPIRNVIRRGKTQVFLPGVLRYNVIPTKVLIEIANMQHPKDQAQLANPKWCQWFAEVFVDSLRR